The sequence TATCAGTCCTCTAAAAGGGGCAAATTAGGGTAGTCCTGCCAACTTAAGCCGTTTAACTCAGCAAAACTCAAATCTTGAGCGACGAAAAGCACTGCACAATAAAAACGACTTGCATGCTCTGTACAAAAACAAGCTTTGTTCGGTTATTTTCTTAAGTTGATAGGGTTGATGATTGGTGTGGAGTACCATTAATTTAAAAATATAGATTTGCACAGTTATGTGTCTTAGTAGTGATGTTGTTTTTTATTGTTTTATATTTTCGGGTTATTTTGTTGCGATGCCGATTAGGATTTAATTTTCATGCCAATATTGTGCTCAATTTCGATATTTTAAATTAGAATAAAATTGCTATTCTTAAATAAAAGTAAATGTCTATTGTAAAAAGTTAATTGTTGATTTAATTTTACTATAAGCAATGCCTCTAAAGTTGAAAGGTTATTTTATGAAAGATTGGAAAGTCGTTTTCTGTTTTTTTATGGTGACGTGCTTTAATGCTATGGCTGCACCTAAAGCTATTAATCCGTCAGAAATAAATGAACTTATTTCTAACGGATATGGTGATATTGACCATGTTGATCCATTTAATGGCGTTTTGACTATTAAGCATCAGGACGTTTTTATTCGAGGGAATGGTGGATTAGATATTGTAGTCAATAGAAATTATAGTACTCAATATTTAAATCCAGTTGCTGGTCCTGAGGATAATAGTCGTGTCATTTCTGCTGATGATCGATGGATTGGAATGGGGTATGGTTGGACACTAAATGTTGCCCCTAAGCTATATATTCCAGGAAATGCAATAGATAATAATCCTAGAGTGGATTTTTCGATCAATAAGCTTTGTCAAAAGCAGGCATGGCATCCAGCTAGAGATTCATATGAATATTTAATTGTTGATTTGGAAGGTAAGACCAAAAAAATGTTCCCCGCTGAATCTGGTGTTGCAAACTCTTTAGATAATTGGAGGCTAAGTTGTGAAGGGGAAAATAACTCTCTATTGTTGCAAGATCCTAGTGGATTAGCATATCAGCTTACGAAAGTAAATAAAGTTTATGGCTCCCATGGTGGTTCATCCTCTGGTGAGCAGACATCCATGGCAGTTTTGATACAAGCAGAAAAAATTTATGATAAAAATGGAAATTGGTTAAAGATTGAGTATGAAAATACTTTAGTCAAAAATATAAAATCTAAAGAAGGTGCTTTCGTTAGTTTTCAATATACTAATAATAAAAATGGTATTGCAAGACTTGCATCAATTGAAACGTCTTTAGGTGTTTGGAAGTATTCATATGCAGAAAGTACATTGTCACCATATTTTTATGTCCCATATTACGGTTACTTATCTAAAGTGCAACGTCCTGATGGACAAGAATATCAATTTTCATATTGGGATGAAACGTCACACCCTGAAAATCATTTGGCAGGTGGAAACCCTGCAAATGACGATGCTGCTAGGTCTGGGCGTTTAAAAAAAATGTTGCTTCCTGAAGGAGGAGGGATTAGTTTCGATTATAGTTTTGAGCGTAATTATAGAGCATACTTATGGCCATATCAGGTTCCAGATAATATTCATGATTTTAATTCAGTATTTATCCCTATAATTCAAGAGTCAAAAGTGGTAAAGCGAGTATTGGATAATGTTGGGGAGTGGATCTACCAGTATAAACCAGCAACGCAAAAAGAAAGTGGTCAGTATGATGTAACAACTGTTATTAGTCCTAACCAGATAGTTAAGTATAAACATATTGGGATTAATTATTTTTGGCGGCCTGATTTGAATTCCTTGTTTTCGCCACCAGTTCAAGGTGCGTGGAAAGTAGGACTGCTTGTAGAAAAAAAAGTAGGTGATAATTATACTGAAGAGTATGAATGGGATTCTATTTTGCACAATAGCAATTGGTATTCTATGGTGACGGGGGAGGGGACTGTAGGAATTGCTGATAACCCAGTTAGATTGCCACTATTGAAGAATAAAAATATTACGATTAATGGCATAAAATCTAGCACTGCATATGACTACGATCAGTTTGGAAGGATTGTTAAAGAAAGTGAGCAAGGTTTTGGTAGAAAGACTAGGACTGTTGGATATGATGCAGATTTAATTAAGCGCTTTGTTTTTAATGCGGTAAAAAGACAGGTTGTGAGCAGCCCTCAACAACAAGATATGTTTATTGAGCGCGAGTTTGATATTGGTACTGGTAGAGTATTAAGTGAAAATAATAATGGGGTATTTACAAAGTTCACCAGATATCCTAGTGGAGATATTTCTACTAAGACAGATGCAAATCAGAGAGTGACCTATTTTAATAATTACAAGCGAGGTATTGCCCAGCAGGAAGTTTGGCCTGTGGCTGAGATGGATAATATTATTATCTCTCGTGAAGTTGATGATTCAGGCAATATTAAATCTGAAACAGATGGTAGAGAATTTACAACGCGTTACACTTTTGATGGAATAAACAGGCCAACAGGTATTTACACGCCTATTCATAATCCCGCGCTTATTACATGGGGGAAAGATTTAAAAATTGAGTCTAAGGGAAGTGATACTAAAACTACCTTTTTTGATGGCTTTGGTCGCGCAATTAAAAATGAACATAATGGTGTTGTTATTCATAGTCGTTTTGATTCTTTAGGAAGGAAGATTTTTCAGTCCTACCCTAATTCGGAAAAAGGAGAGTCAGTAGAATATGATGCCCTTAATCGTCCTGTAAAAAGAACACATGGAGACGGGTCTTGGCAACGATGGGATTATGAACGCGGTGCTGGTAATAGGGTTGATGAGACGAATGAGCGTGGTTTTGTTATCCAGCGATATTATCAAAGCTATGGCAATCCGCTTGACACGCAACTTATTGCAGTAAATAGCGTAGATTTACCATCGGCAAATATTGTTATTAATCGTAATCTGCAAAATCAGATTACAAGTGTTAGCCAAAACGGTCGCACCCGTAGCTATGAATATGATAAACACTTTTTCTTAAAAAAACGTATTGATCCCGAAATCGGAGCTACGACGTTTGGGCGTGATAATCTTGGAAATATGATATCTCGTCAGGTTGGTAATTTGGGTGTTACTCGCTATGAATATGACTTTCAAAATAGGCTAAAGAAGGTTGTTTATCCCAATAGTGCTCCTGCTAATTATGAATATGATGAAAATTCTAATATCTTAAGTATGGCAGTTGGTTCATCGCTTCGCCATTACACATATGATGCTAATAATAATTTAGAAACAGAGCGCGTAGGTACGGGTGATAAATGGCTGGATTCCAAGTATAGCTACAACGCTAACGATGCCCGCAGCAGCCTGACTTACCCAAATGGCCGAGTAGTTCAGTTTGATCCAGATGCTTTTGGCCGGCCAACCCGTATCGGTGAGGCTGTTCCAGGCATTTGGTATCACCCCAATGGCGTAGTGCAAGCTATGACTTATGCCAATGGTGTGGCTCAAACACAAACCTTGGACGATAGACAGTGGATTAAAACCATTCAGGTAGGCCGTGGTGGCACTGGCGGTTGTGGTGGCTCACCTACGCCACCAGCCAATTTAAGTAATAAGCCAGAAATCATCCGTCAGAATGACGGCAACTATATCTATGTGGGCAATGGCTATTACGATGCCCAATTGGTAAAGCTAAGCTACGCGATGATCCCGCTGGATGATGACTTAATTATTCCTGTGCCTGCCATCCCAGCAAATGCGTTATCTCCTGCCCAGCTTGCACAAGGTTTGCCATTAGCAGGAAATTCGGCCCGCGATATTAATGGCAATTTAAACCCAACACCATGCAATGTAGCCGCAGGGGGCACACTCTACGCCAACCGCAGTTATGGTTATGATGGCGTAGGTAATGTTAAAAACATCCGCGATAGCGTTCGCCCGGAAGCGAATCGCGATCTGGATTACGATGCAATTGATCGCTTGGTAGTGGCTAATGGTAGCTGGGGGGCTGGTAGCATTGCTTACGATGGCAACGGCAATATCACTAGCCAGACTTTTGGCAGCTACAAGCTGAATTATGTTTACGATGCAGCCAGCCAAAAGCTTAGTAGTACCAGCGGTGCGCAGACAGGGAGTTATCAGTACGACGTTTACGGCAACATTACTAAGCGCGGTACAGGGCAAAGCTATAGCTATGATGATGCCGGTAATATGGCTTTCATCAATAAAGGCGCAGCCAATGCCGTGGCTTACACTTATGACGCCAAAGGTTGGCGAGTACGCAGCCTTGGCCCCAATCTGGATAGCCAGCAAGTTCATATCGGCAACAACTTAGTTAGTGAATACGACAATATTAAAAAAGGCTGGCTCGATCACCTCTACCTCGGTAATCAAAAAGTAGCTGACTGGACATGGGATAAGGATGGCACGCAAAAGTTAGAGTTTTTCCATGCAGACCCAGCCGGGTCGCCCATGTTGGCAACCGATACTGCAGGTGTCGTGCTATGGGCAGCCAATTATTATCCTTATGGCTACAAGCTTGCAGGGGGCGGGGCAGGGGAAAAGAACAAGCAATGGTTTGGTGGCAAACCGCAAGACGATGAAAGTGGCCTGCAATACTTCGGTGCCCGCTATTACGATCCGGTTATTGGCCGCTTTATGGCAATGGATCCAGTGGATTGGCAGGAGTCGAATCCGTTTCATTCGTTTAATAGTTATGCGTATGCGAATAATAACCCTTGGCGATATGTGGATCCGGATGGGAGGGTGCCTGTTGATACGATTTGGGATGTTGCTAACGTAATTTACGATCTCGGGAAAATTGCAGTTGGAGCAGTAACTGGCAATTCAGCGATGGTGGCTTCGGGCACTGTAGATCTAGCCGCTGATTTAGTAGCGACAGCAATCCCTTATGTTCCTGCCGGTGCGAGTAAGGTTGTAGGTGGATTGAATAAGGTACCAAATCCATTTGGCAAAGCTGGTGGTCCACAACATCGAGCTAAAGTTAAAGAAATTGTTGATGATATTGAATCTCGTGGGTTAGTAGCTGGGCAAGAGCACCTAGTGAGGACCCCTAGCGGTAATAAATCGCGCCGTTTCGTTGATGTGGTTGCGAGGGATAAAAAAGGTGATGTTGTGGAGATGCACCAAGTAGGTCG comes from Iodobacter ciconiae and encodes:
- a CDS encoding RHS repeat domain-containing protein, translated to MKGYFMKDWKVVFCFFMVTCFNAMAAPKAINPSEINELISNGYGDIDHVDPFNGVLTIKHQDVFIRGNGGLDIVVNRNYSTQYLNPVAGPEDNSRVISADDRWIGMGYGWTLNVAPKLYIPGNAIDNNPRVDFSINKLCQKQAWHPARDSYEYLIVDLEGKTKKMFPAESGVANSLDNWRLSCEGENNSLLLQDPSGLAYQLTKVNKVYGSHGGSSSGEQTSMAVLIQAEKIYDKNGNWLKIEYENTLVKNIKSKEGAFVSFQYTNNKNGIARLASIETSLGVWKYSYAESTLSPYFYVPYYGYLSKVQRPDGQEYQFSYWDETSHPENHLAGGNPANDDAARSGRLKKMLLPEGGGISFDYSFERNYRAYLWPYQVPDNIHDFNSVFIPIIQESKVVKRVLDNVGEWIYQYKPATQKESGQYDVTTVISPNQIVKYKHIGINYFWRPDLNSLFSPPVQGAWKVGLLVEKKVGDNYTEEYEWDSILHNSNWYSMVTGEGTVGIADNPVRLPLLKNKNITINGIKSSTAYDYDQFGRIVKESEQGFGRKTRTVGYDADLIKRFVFNAVKRQVVSSPQQQDMFIEREFDIGTGRVLSENNNGVFTKFTRYPSGDISTKTDANQRVTYFNNYKRGIAQQEVWPVAEMDNIIISREVDDSGNIKSETDGREFTTRYTFDGINRPTGIYTPIHNPALITWGKDLKIESKGSDTKTTFFDGFGRAIKNEHNGVVIHSRFDSLGRKIFQSYPNSEKGESVEYDALNRPVKRTHGDGSWQRWDYERGAGNRVDETNERGFVIQRYYQSYGNPLDTQLIAVNSVDLPSANIVINRNLQNQITSVSQNGRTRSYEYDKHFFLKKRIDPEIGATTFGRDNLGNMISRQVGNLGVTRYEYDFQNRLKKVVYPNSAPANYEYDENSNILSMAVGSSLRHYTYDANNNLETERVGTGDKWLDSKYSYNANDARSSLTYPNGRVVQFDPDAFGRPTRIGEAVPGIWYHPNGVVQAMTYANGVAQTQTLDDRQWIKTIQVGRGGTGGCGGSPTPPANLSNKPEIIRQNDGNYIYVGNGYYDAQLVKLSYAMIPLDDDLIIPVPAIPANALSPAQLAQGLPLAGNSARDINGNLNPTPCNVAAGGTLYANRSYGYDGVGNVKNIRDSVRPEANRDLDYDAIDRLVVANGSWGAGSIAYDGNGNITSQTFGSYKLNYVYDAASQKLSSTSGAQTGSYQYDVYGNITKRGTGQSYSYDDAGNMAFINKGAANAVAYTYDAKGWRVRSLGPNLDSQQVHIGNNLVSEYDNIKKGWLDHLYLGNQKVADWTWDKDGTQKLEFFHADPAGSPMLATDTAGVVLWAANYYPYGYKLAGGGAGEKNKQWFGGKPQDDESGLQYFGARYYDPVIGRFMAMDPVDWQESNPFHSFNSYAYANNNPWRYVDPDGRVPVDTIWDVANVIYDLGKIAVGAVTGNSAMVASGTVDLAADLVATAIPYVPAGASKVVGGLNKVPNPFGKAGGPQHRAKVKEIVDDIESRGLVAGQEHLVRTPSGNKSRRFVDVVARDKKGDVVEMHQVGRQTKGGNPVSREVKALDDIQGASNVRPQYHPYN